A window of Longimicrobiales bacterium genomic DNA:
CAACCTGCGCACCTCGGCATACTCTGTCTCGTACGGCTGGAGCAATGACGGCACCGTGCCCCGAAACGCCCAGGGATCCGCGGCCAGCGCCTGTAGAAGAGAGCCCAGGATCGCGTCCCGATCTGCAACTTCGCCTAGGTCATCCCCAGCGACTCCGGCCGCCTCATCTGGAACGGACCCCGTGTATGCTTTCATCAGCGTGCGTGTCGCATACAGCAGCCAAGGATAGTCACCCACGTTGTCGTCCCGCATGCGAACCACGTCTCGTCCGTACATCAGCCAGAAGCCCCAGCGCAGGTGCGCACTGAGGACAGCGGCGCTCACTCGTGCGAACTCGAGTTGATGCGACCAGGCCAGAGTCGAGACGCGTTCGATGATTCTGTCGTAGGCCTGCTCCTCGGGGTGAAACTGGGACAGCGCATAGATGAGGAGTGTCTCCGCATTGGACACGAACTGATGCCCACTCCCCTGTTCCCCCTGGAGTGTCGTCACGAGACCTGTCAGCCGGTCCAGCAAGGCATCGAGGTCCTCTGCATCCCACACGCGCATCGCACAAAGGGACAGGAGGTGCAGAAAGTAGTAGTCGAGGAGGATCTCCAGCGTCATGCGATGATCCGGGTCTTCCACCTCCACACGTTCGAAGAAGTCCAGAAGCAGTACCGGAACTAAATCCTCAGTGAAGCGATGCGTCTGATGATTCCACGAGTGAAGAACTCGGAAGCCATCTTTTCGGGTACGACCGTCGAGCTTCCGGACCAGGGTAGCGAGTCGTCCGGACACACCGTCGAACCGGTGATCCGCCATCGCCGACCTCAACGATGTCAGCTTCGTCGAGAGGTCCGCGCCTGTTGAGAAGCCATCGACGAGGCGGGCTCTCGTGCCGTCCCCCAGCATGGCTTCAAGCAGGTCGCAGAGCTCGAGCACCTCGGCGGCACTCGATGCAGCATTCGCGGGGGCACCCGAATCAGGCATATGTGTCAGCGGTTGAAGTAAGTGCGTAGCTCATCCGGATTGCTCGTGTGGGTCATCGCGACCATGAGCAGTACCCGGGCCTTCCACGGACTCAGATTGTCCGCCTGAACTGCCCCCATCTCGAGGAGATCGAGGTTGTTCGCGTAGAGCGGTACGATCCTGCCCGTACTAACACGAGAGGCTACGACAACTGGAATCCCGGCTGCTCTGACCCGTCTCAAGGCCTCGAGCGTGGGTGTGCTCACATGGGCCAGACCGAGACCCGCTACCACGACGCCGTCGAGATTACCGTCTGCGAGGAGCAACTCGAGCGCTCGCCCGTCTGAGCCGGCGTATTCGCTGATGAGTACGACGTTCCCCAGTTCAGGGTCGTCTGGCAGCGGCACGGTCTGTCGACGCATGGGCGCACGATAGAAGCGCACTGCCTCGATGTCCGCGACGCCAAGCAACCCGAAGTCGAGTGTCTGGAAGGTTTCGACGTCGAGCGTGTTGGTCTTCGTGACTTCGCGCGCCGCGTTGATCTGACCGTTCATGACAACCATCGTGCCCATGCCCACAGCTTCATCGGAGACGACGACCCGCACGGCGTTCAGCATGTTCCTTGTGCCATCAGTGTCGTACATCGTAGGTGCGCGCTGCGCACCTACAACGACCACCGGCTTCTCGCTCATGACCGTCAAGTCGAGGAAGTACGCCGTCTCTTCGAGGGTATCCGTCCCGTGCGTGACCACGATCCCTGCCACACCAGGCTCTGCAAGCAACGCGTTCGCCCGTGCAGCCAGCAGCAGCCAGATGTCCGGGGTCATGTCCCGGCTATTCACGTTCGCGATCTGCTCTACGGACACCTGTGCGATCTCGCTCAGCCCCTCGACCGAGCTGACGATCTCGTCCCCTGTCAGTGCCGCTCGTAGTGCGCCGATCTCCTCATCGTAAGTACTGGCAATCGTGCCGCCGGTCGCAAGGACGACCACGCGGGGCAACTCAGCGACTTTAACCCCGGCCGTGGTGCTGGCCGTCA
This region includes:
- a CDS encoding asparaginase, giving the protein MMRAHLLQIATAFMLLGSASVLVSPSARSGRLGTSGASAQSVTASTTAGVKVAELPRVVVLATGGTIASTYDEEIGALRAALTGDEIVSSVEGLSEIAQVSVEQIANVNSRDMTPDIWLLLAARANALLAEPGVAGIVVTHGTDTLEETAYFLDLTVMSEKPVVVVGAQRAPTMYDTDGTRNMLNAVRVVVSDEAVGMGTMVVMNGQINAAREVTKTNTLDVETFQTLDFGLLGVADIEAVRFYRAPMRRQTVPLPDDPELGNVVLISEYAGSDGRALELLLADGNLDGVVVAGLGLAHVSTPTLEALRRVRAAGIPVVVASRVSTGRIVPLYANNLDLLEMGAVQADNLSPWKARVLLMVAMTHTSNPDELRTYFNR